In the genome of Longimicrobium sp., one region contains:
- a CDS encoding L-histidine N(alpha)-methyltransferase encodes GTAVGGAPVAGSVSELPDSAAGYFGALAQSYDSLIRRALPRYDEMIGQLVDSLPRSAARVLELGCGTGTLTVELARRYPGADLVYVDASREMLEATRARLAAAAPDLRARGVLSRFEELGAGGAVVDLVVSSISMHHVADKGALYRLVFSHLRPGGAFHWADQLAAATPRLQSLLWERWLEFCRLPGNCSHQEIDGLLEHARAHDHYEPLAVHFRLLREAGFHNLDCLWRSLMWTLVSAEKPGS; translated from the coding sequence GGCACGGCGGTTGGCGGGGCACCCGTGGCGGGTTCCGTGAGCGAGCTCCCCGACAGTGCCGCGGGGTACTTCGGCGCCCTGGCCCAATCGTACGACTCACTGATCCGCCGCGCGCTTCCGCGGTACGACGAGATGATCGGCCAGCTCGTCGATTCGCTGCCGCGGAGCGCCGCGCGCGTGCTGGAGCTGGGCTGCGGCACCGGGACGCTCACCGTGGAGCTCGCCCGCCGCTACCCGGGCGCCGACCTCGTGTACGTGGACGCGTCGCGCGAGATGCTGGAGGCGACCCGGGCCCGCCTCGCCGCCGCCGCACCGGATTTGCGTGCTCGCGGGGTGCTTTCACGGTTCGAGGAGCTGGGAGCCGGCGGCGCCGTCGTGGATCTGGTCGTCTCCAGCATCAGCATGCACCACGTGGCGGACAAGGGTGCGCTGTACCGTCTCGTGTTCAGCCACTTGCGGCCAGGCGGCGCGTTCCACTGGGCCGACCAGCTCGCCGCGGCCACGCCGCGCCTCCAGTCGCTCCTGTGGGAACGCTGGCTGGAGTTCTGCCGGCTCCCCGGCAACTGCTCACACCAGGAGATCGACGGCCTGCTGGAGCACGCGCGCGCGCACGATCACTACGAACCGCTCGCGGTGCACTTCCGCCTGCTGCGCGAAGCGGGGTTCCACAACCTGGATTGTCTCTGGCGCAGCCTGATGTGGACGCTGGTCAGCGCGGAGAAGCCAGGCTCCTGA